ATGATGATCTTTTCCACGTTGAGCGGAAGGTCAGGGTTGTGTTGACGCGGCAAAATGAAGCCGCTTCGATCCAGCTCCAGCCGCAGAATGTCCGATGGCGTGTCGCCCGGAAACGGCAGGCAGTTGGTCAGCAACTCGTAGGCGGCCACGCCAAATGCAAAGACATCCACCCGATGTGTCAGCGGCTGCCCCTGCAATTGTTCGGGCGGCATGTAAGCGGGGGTTCCCGGATTTTTCGAAAGCTTGATTGGTTTGTCCGATATCGGCTGCGCGAGGTCGAAATCAACCAGCCGCACTCCGGCGTTGCGGGTGATCAGCACGTTCTCAGGCTTGAAATCCAGGTGCATATACCCGTTCTCGTGCATGTGCTCGAGCCCGGTTGCCATATCGATCAGGATTTGCGCAACGTTTTCCAGCAGCAACGCATCCGAGCGAGCGAACAGGATCTTGAGATTCTCTGCCTCGACATATTCCATTACCAGGTATGGCTGTCCTTTCACCTTGCCATGTTCCACGTAGCTGATGATGAACTCGCTGTCGGGAATGGTGGCCAGCACGTCGCAACCTTTCAGGAAGCGCTTTTTTGCAAAGAGATTGAAGCGATATCGATCATGCATCAATCTCAGGGCATAGGGCTTGTTTCGGGAATCGGTTGCAAGCCAGATATCAGCCATGCCCCCGCTATTGATCAATTCCTGGAGGTAAAAGCGCCCGAACTGCCGGGGCGCACCACCTCCGCCTGAATTTTCGTCTGCGCTGAACACGCACGCTATTTACGGCAAAAGCCAGGCCCGGGAAAGCGGAAAGCAAAACCCCTAATCGTTATGCGGAATCTCGAGCGTGCTGCCTCCGATGAATTCCCGAATGACAGCGTCACCCGGAATCAGCATCGTGTCCGCCACGTCCTGCCGCGTCAGGCCGCGCACCTGCCGCATGAGACGCCCCACCCGCTCATAACGAATCGCCGCATCGACAAAACCGGAGTAGTGCGTAAACTCCGCAGGCTTGGGCAGAAGCGAAGCCTCACCTTGCAGGAACGCTGCGAGCACGGGCACATCAAATGGAAATCCGCCGTTCACCACATGATCGGCCAGCCCGCTGAGCGGTATGATGCTGAAGAGTTCCCCCGCGCGGACATAATGCCAGTGCAGAATCGTCCGCAACGGACTCAGGTTCCGATGATTGGCATCACGCAGCATGCGTCGCATCAACCTGAGGTCGGTAAATCGCGTCATCACCCCGTCGCTTCCGTCGCCTTCAAACAACATGTTCTGCGTTTCAATATACAACCGGAACTGAGCCGACGCCTCAATGCCTTCCGACAGCGGCGGGTAAAATCCGTGCAGGCAATCCAGGAGCAGGACTTCATCGGGTTCCAGGCGCACCGCGCGGGTTCCAATTCGCCGCCCTTCCTTGAAACTGTAAACCGGCTTTTCAACCGTTTGTCCTGCAAGCAGCGCGCGCAAATGCTCATTGAGCAACTGAATATCCAGCGCTTCAGGCGCTTCGTAATTGCGATCGTTGATCCAATCGGTCGGATGCTCCACAAGGGACCAGAAATAATCGTCGAGATTAAGAGCCAGGAAACGGAGCCCATGGCGTTGCAGCCGGTTCGTGAGTTTCACCGTGGTCGTTGTCTTGCCCGACGAACTCGGACCGCTGATCCACAGCACCCGCAGGCGGTCGCCGGCATTGAGCCGCGCCATGACCTTCTCGGCCGCTTCGTCCAGTGAACGTTCATACCGATCGATCGACGCCCGAATGACTTCACCCAGACGATTCTTCGCAACCAATTCATTCAAACCCGCAACCGTGTGGCAGCCGTGCGTGCGATTCCATTCCAGGCTGTTCTGCATCAGGTCGGGACGCGATCCATTGCCAATGAACTGCGCGGGTTGGATCGCCCCTTCGCGCATCCAATGGCGGCCCCATCGATAACACGCGTAGGCGTCCGCGGTGTTCTGGAATCCGTAGCTCGCCAGCGCGTGCAAGACCTCGTCCTGGATATCTTCAATCGTCGGCGGAAAATTCGAAATAAGGTGATGCGGATCGGAATTAAGACAGACGATTAC
Above is a window of Verrucomicrobiia bacterium DNA encoding:
- a CDS encoding serine/threonine-protein kinase; the encoded protein is MFSADENSGGGGAPRQFGRFYLQELINSGGMADIWLATDSRNKPYALRLMHDRYRFNLFAKKRFLKGCDVLATIPDSEFIISYVEHGKVKGQPYLVMEYVEAENLKILFARSDALLLENVAQILIDMATGLEHMHENGYMHLDFKPENVLITRNAGVRLVDFDLAQPISDKPIKLSKNPGTPAYMPPEQLQGQPLTHRVDVFAFGVAAYELLTNCLPFPGDTPSDILRLELDRSGFILPRQHNPDLPLNVEKIIMKCLENEPEKRYPFMSLMARELRSALYV
- a CDS encoding ATP cone domain-containing protein, with amino-acid sequence MSCVNAPPTYRERHSQIELSCSTGIVCRVPVQNRIVKVRKRNRALVRFDSGRIYEAIMRAAKSIGGFHSDRVDGINQTVFESCGSDERIAEFLADAVIVCLNSDPHHLISNFPPTIEDIQDEVLHALASYGFQNTADAYACYRWGRHWMREGAIQPAQFIGNGSRPDLMQNSLEWNRTHGCHTVAGLNELVAKNRLGEVIRASIDRYERSLDEAAEKVMARLNAGDRLRVLWISGPSSSGKTTTTVKLTNRLQRHGLRFLALNLDDYFWSLVEHPTDWINDRNYEAPEALDIQLLNEHLRALLAGQTVEKPVYSFKEGRRIGTRAVRLEPDEVLLLDCLHGFYPPLSEGIEASAQFRLYIETQNMLFEGDGSDGVMTRFTDLRLMRRMLRDANHRNLSPLRTILHWHYVRAGELFSIIPLSGLADHVVNGGFPFDVPVLAAFLQGEASLLPKPAEFTHYSGFVDAAIRYERVGRLMRQVRGLTRQDVADTMLIPGDAVIREFIGGSTLEIPHND